A single window of Desulfovibrio sp. G11 DNA harbors:
- a CDS encoding pirin family protein, protein MKKRAIAELVTGRKAVDGAGVHLVRVLGSPTVRTFDPFLMLDAFDSHNPDDYIKGFPTHPHRGIETFTYLMRGRIDHEDSLGNAGSIVDGGCQWMTAGSGILHQEMPLPSRQMLGLQLWINLPRDRKMVDPEYRDIKADMVPAVEEGGARVAIVAGEYKGTAGATRGDHVDVTFLDISLKPGALWSMETRPQETVFAYMVEGECELSGDGGVIPHRNACLFTLGDSLSLVGGAEGARFVLVSGTPLREPVAWGGPIVMNTDEELKQAFFELEDGTFIRHAPHGKAG, encoded by the coding sequence ATGAAAAAACGCGCTATTGCTGAACTGGTCACTGGCCGCAAGGCTGTTGACGGCGCGGGCGTACACCTTGTGCGTGTGCTTGGGTCGCCCACAGTCCGTACTTTTGACCCCTTTCTTATGCTTGACGCTTTTGATTCCCACAATCCTGACGACTACATCAAGGGTTTTCCCACCCATCCGCATCGGGGTATAGAAACCTTCACCTATCTCATGAGAGGGCGCATCGACCACGAAGACAGCCTGGGCAATGCCGGAAGCATTGTTGATGGAGGTTGCCAGTGGATGACGGCGGGCAGCGGCATTCTGCATCAGGAGATGCCGCTGCCTTCACGGCAGATGCTTGGCTTGCAGCTGTGGATCAACCTGCCCCGCGACCGTAAGATGGTGGACCCGGAATACAGGGATATCAAGGCCGATATGGTTCCGGCAGTAGAGGAAGGCGGCGCCCGTGTAGCCATTGTGGCCGGAGAATACAAAGGCACGGCCGGAGCTACACGCGGTGATCATGTGGATGTGACTTTTCTGGATATAAGCCTCAAACCCGGTGCGCTCTGGAGTATGGAAACCCGCCCGCAGGAAACCGTCTTCGCCTATATGGTGGAAGGTGAATGTGAGCTGTCCGGCGATGGCGGGGTGATCCCGCACAGAAACGCCTGCCTGTTTACGCTCGGCGACAGCCTGAGCCTTGTGGGCGGGGCCGAAGGCGCGCGCTTTGTGCTGGTTTCCGGCACGCCCCTGCGTGAGCCGGTGGCCTGGGGCGGTCCTATTGTCATGAACACGGATGAAGAACTGAAGCAGGCTTTTTTTGAGCTGGAAGACGGTACGTTCATCAGGCATGCCCCACACGGTAAGGCTGGCTGA
- a CDS encoding metal ABC transporter substrate-binding protein codes for MRTSFFAFFRHGAVALLAAAVILCAPVVPQAAPASTQEHGQGSLRVLATTYPVYLLARNVAQAQPHVQVDLLIPAQTGCPHDYALSPGDMKKLAEADVLLLNGLGMDDFLQKALSAGKPGLVVVDSSEGVIPLRSAGAGAEHADHDHDHDDSGHGAHSHAEHASHSHGPEAHGHEHGHAHGHHHHGGLNPHAFTSPRQASIMVGNMARGLAKADPQNAAAYEAAARSYANVLLDLGRRLAALGGKASNRGIVLMHDALAYMARDGGLEVIAVIQESEDAQPSAARLVQIAKNVREHRPALIISEPQYTDKPVQALARETGVPAVSLDSLASGPASPPLDYYEKTMSNNLDILEKHLEQR; via the coding sequence ATGCGTACATCTTTTTTTGCGTTTTTTCGTCATGGCGCTGTGGCGCTTCTGGCTGCGGCAGTCATACTATGCGCCCCGGTTGTGCCGCAAGCGGCCCCGGCCAGCACTCAGGAACACGGGCAGGGCAGCCTGCGTGTTCTTGCAACAACCTATCCGGTCTATCTGCTGGCGCGCAACGTGGCCCAGGCGCAACCCCATGTTCAGGTGGATCTGCTTATTCCGGCACAGACCGGTTGCCCCCACGATTACGCCCTGAGCCCCGGAGACATGAAAAAACTTGCCGAGGCTGATGTTCTTTTGCTGAACGGTCTGGGTATGGACGATTTTTTGCAAAAAGCTCTGTCTGCGGGCAAGCCGGGGCTGGTTGTGGTCGACAGCAGTGAAGGCGTCATTCCCTTGCGCTCGGCAGGGGCCGGGGCTGAACATGCCGATCACGACCACGATCACGATGACTCCGGGCATGGCGCGCACAGCCATGCCGAACACGCGTCTCACAGTCACGGTCCGGAAGCGCATGGCCACGAGCATGGTCACGCTCACGGACACCATCACCACGGCGGCCTCAACCCGCATGCCTTTACAAGCCCGCGCCAGGCCAGCATTATGGTAGGCAACATGGCCCGGGGCCTTGCCAAGGCCGACCCGCAGAATGCCGCCGCCTACGAAGCCGCCGCCCGGTCTTATGCCAATGTTCTGCTTGATCTGGGCAGGCGCCTTGCGGCGCTGGGGGGCAAGGCGTCCAACAGAGGCATAGTGCTCATGCATGATGCCCTGGCCTACATGGCCCGCGATGGCGGCCTTGAAGTCATTGCCGTCATTCAGGAAAGTGAAGACGCACAACCTTCGGCCGCGCGTCTTGTCCAGATTGCCAAAAACGTACGCGAGCACAGGCCCGCCCTGATCATAAGCGAGCCGCAATATACGGATAAGCCCGTACAGGCGCTTGCGCGCGAGACGGGAGTTCCCGCCGTTTCGCTCGACTCTCTGGCTTCCGGGCCGGCTTCTCCACCACTGGACTACTATGAGAAAACCATGAGCAATAATCTTGATATCCTTGAGAAGCACCTTGAGCAGCGCTGA
- a CDS encoding M23 family metallopeptidase encodes MRNAILLLNLLLVTAAWGRLPAFADEPGHLSSPARDQAHSAHALPSDKSGPPPAAAQQDDAAAKTESVAESLPAALQVRQLPPLEEMVTSPFGPRRMPTWLSRRGMVVREHNGVDLRARLGWPVVAYKGGEVIRSGEDGLSGIVVDIRQDDGMTARYAHLEKTLVRKGKKVQRGEKIGIVGCTGRTTGAHLHFGLRDAGGNLVDPLPFLSRAEDVLRPDPDAIPEELAPQSCGPVMRGRNGRPVRPGRSLKELENYSPPPIPGWGENSPK; translated from the coding sequence ATGCGCAACGCCATACTCCTGTTGAATCTGCTCCTTGTAACGGCAGCCTGGGGCCGACTGCCCGCTTTTGCGGATGAACCAGGCCATCTTTCCAGCCCGGCGCGCGACCAGGCGCACAGCGCCCATGCGCTGCCGTCAGACAAAAGCGGACCGCCACCGGCAGCCGCCCAGCAAGATGACGCGGCTGCAAAAACAGAGTCCGTCGCAGAATCCCTGCCCGCTGCATTGCAGGTTCGCCAGCTGCCGCCGCTTGAAGAAATGGTAACATCGCCCTTTGGCCCGCGCCGCATGCCCACCTGGCTGAGCCGCCGGGGCATGGTGGTGCGCGAGCACAACGGCGTTGACCTGCGTGCCCGCCTGGGCTGGCCTGTGGTGGCCTACAAAGGCGGCGAAGTCATCCGTTCCGGCGAAGACGGCCTTTCAGGCATCGTTGTGGATATCCGGCAGGATGACGGCATGACCGCCCGCTATGCCCACCTTGAAAAAACGCTGGTGCGCAAGGGGAAAAAAGTTCAGCGCGGCGAAAAAATAGGTATTGTGGGCTGTACGGGGCGCACCACGGGGGCGCACCTGCACTTCGGCCTGCGTGATGCCGGGGGCAACCTGGTGGACCCCCTGCCCTTCCTGTCCAGGGCTGAAGACGTTCTGCGACCGGACCCCGACGCCATTCCGGAGGAGCTTGCGCCGCAAAGCTGCGGCCCCGTGATGCGGGGACGCAATGGCCGCCCGGTACGCCCGGGCCGCAGCCTGAAAGAACTGGAAAACTACAGCCCGCCGCCCATCCCGGGATGGGGAGAAAATTCTCCGAAATAA